In Phocoena phocoena chromosome 8, mPhoPho1.1, whole genome shotgun sequence, the following are encoded in one genomic region:
- the MUC15 gene encoding mucin-15 isoform X2: MLTSAKILLISILFSLLLFGSHGEEGREINTTQNIAEDLKTRENQSIPLESEANSTSDKENRETSHPKATNFSFGDPSNKTHGTDFYHNLSTDNSSSLKLMPTLSPSPPLSHSFVSKLPRNSSVADENSLPVSAPPNTTAIVSSENFTRSSVNDTMKAPDNSSITVSNLPSGSNTISVTPMIMETDGWPTMTGDSLAGFTAYQETTLYPTLKLTNNSKIFPDTSDPQEVLRLDNAPEPYDVSFGNSSYYNPTANDSSTPAGRENARDGIPMDDIPPLRTSV; the protein is encoded by the exons ATGTTGACTTCAGCCAAAATTCtgttgatttcaattttgtttagtTTACTACTATTTGGAAGTCATGGAGAAGAAGGTCGAGAAATAAACACAACACAAAACATTGCAGAAGACTTAAAAACAAGGGAAAATCAATCTATTCCTTTGGAAAGTGAAGCAAATTCAAcctcagataaagaaaatagagaaacctCCCATCCCAAGGCAACTAATTTCTCTTTTGGGGATCCATCAAATAAAACCCATGGAACAGATTTCTACCATAATTTGTCAACAGACAACTCTTCCAGTCTCAAACTCATGCCCACACTTTCCCCAAGTCCTCCTTTGAGCCACAGCTTTGTTTCTAAATTGCCTCGGAACTCATCCGTAGCAGATGAAAATTCTCTGCCAGTCTCAGCACCTCCCAATACTACAGCTATTGTATCTTCCGAAAACTTCACTCGGTCTTCGGTCAATGACACCATGAAAGCTCCTGACAACAGTTCCATTACAGTTAGCAACCTCCCTTCAGGATCAAACACCATATCTGTGACCCCCATGATAATGGAAACAGATGGATGGCCTACCATGACTGGAGATAGCTTGGCGGGCTTTACTGCCTATCAAGAAACAACTTTATATCCCACCTTGAAATTAACCAATAATTCAAAAATCTTTCCAGATACATCAGACCCCCAAGAag tTCTGCGATTAGATAATGCACCGGAACCTTACGATGTGAGTTTTGGAAATTCTAGTTATTATAACCCAACTGCGAATGATTCATCTACACCAGCAGGCCGAGAAAATGCACGGGATGGCATTCCTATGGATGACATACCTCCACTTCGTACCTCAGTATAA
- the MUC15 gene encoding mucin-15 isoform X1, which translates to MLTSAKILLISILFSLLLFGSHGEEGREINTTQNIAEDLKTRENQSIPLESEANSTSDKENRETSHPKATNFSFGDPSNKTHGTDFYHNLSTDNSSSLKLMPTLSPSPPLSHSFVSKLPRNSSVADENSLPVSAPPNTTAIVSSENFTRSSVNDTMKAPDNSSITVSNLPSGSNTISVTPMIMETDGWPTMTGDSLAGFTAYQETTLYPTLKLTNNSKIFPDTSDPQEENRNTGVVFGAILGAILGASLLSLVGYLLCGKRKTDSFSHRRLYDDRNEPVLRLDNAPEPYDVSFGNSSYYNPTANDSSTPAGRENARDGIPMDDIPPLRTSV; encoded by the exons ATGTTGACTTCAGCCAAAATTCtgttgatttcaattttgtttagtTTACTACTATTTGGAAGTCATGGAGAAGAAGGTCGAGAAATAAACACAACACAAAACATTGCAGAAGACTTAAAAACAAGGGAAAATCAATCTATTCCTTTGGAAAGTGAAGCAAATTCAAcctcagataaagaaaatagagaaacctCCCATCCCAAGGCAACTAATTTCTCTTTTGGGGATCCATCAAATAAAACCCATGGAACAGATTTCTACCATAATTTGTCAACAGACAACTCTTCCAGTCTCAAACTCATGCCCACACTTTCCCCAAGTCCTCCTTTGAGCCACAGCTTTGTTTCTAAATTGCCTCGGAACTCATCCGTAGCAGATGAAAATTCTCTGCCAGTCTCAGCACCTCCCAATACTACAGCTATTGTATCTTCCGAAAACTTCACTCGGTCTTCGGTCAATGACACCATGAAAGCTCCTGACAACAGTTCCATTACAGTTAGCAACCTCCCTTCAGGATCAAACACCATATCTGTGACCCCCATGATAATGGAAACAGATGGATGGCCTACCATGACTGGAGATAGCTTGGCGGGCTTTACTGCCTATCAAGAAACAACTTTATATCCCACCTTGAAATTAACCAATAATTCAAAAATCTTTCCAGATACATCAGACCCCCAAGAag AGAACAGAAATACAGGAGTGGTATTTGGGGCCATTTTAGGTGCTATTCTGGGAGCTTCACTGCTTAGTCTTGTTGGCTACTTGCTGtgtggaaaaaggaaaacagactcaTTTTCCCATCGGCGACTTTATGACGACAGAAATGAACCAG tTCTGCGATTAGATAATGCACCGGAACCTTACGATGTGAGTTTTGGAAATTCTAGTTATTATAACCCAACTGCGAATGATTCATCTACACCAGCAGGCCGAGAAAATGCACGGGATGGCATTCCTATGGATGACATACCTCCACTTCGTACCTCAGTATAA